One Varibaculum prostatecancerukia genomic window, CTTCATCTGGTTAGCAAAATCAGCTGCTATCGCCTGTCGGGTTGAGTCAGAGGAGGGGTAAATCAGGTTAAACTCTGCGCGTAACCCGTCTTTGACAAGAATTCCGTCAGAGCCAGCCTTCCAGCCGTCATCTGCCAAAAGCTTCTTAGCCTTATTGACATCAGTCTTGAAAGCGGCTTTGTCGCTAGACCAGGGCATGCGATCCGATACGCCGAACGCTGGGGTTCCGTGCCCTTTGAGTACGTTCTTAACCATCTTGTCGCGGTCAACCGCGTAGTTCAGCGCTTTCCGAAGCGCCAGATTCGCGGTTACATCATTACCAGACTTGTAATCCTTCGAACTGTCATTGAAGGAGTTATCAGCAGGGCGGAAAGTGCCGCCAGCAGGACTTACAGGCAATGAAATGCCGCGAGAGTCTACAGTGGCGTAACTTGCTAACTTAAAGCCATCAACTTTTTGGCCAGCTTTTGGCGCAAAAACGTAAGCGACATCCACGTCACCCGCACGCGCCGCTGCCAGCGCGGGATCCTCATCCATAAAGGTGGCGATTAGCTTCTTCATCTTCGGTTTTTCGCCGTAATAATCCGGGTTCGCAGTAAAGATTGCCTGCTGTCCCTTATCCCACTGTTTTAGGATGTAACGTCCAGACCCGATGGGCTTGGCGCCATAGGAGGGGCCGTAGCCAGCTTCGGGTACAATACCCAGCACGGCAAGAGTGTAAAGCAAGGTGTTATTTGGCTCTTTCATCTTGATGGTGACGTTGGTGTCATCATCAGCGACGGCTTCTTTCACACCGGTTAGTTCGCAGACAGCACCGGGATCTTTAAGCATAGTGTTGATGGTGAAGGCCACATCGGAGGCTTTCAGTTTGGCACCATTGCTGAACTTAACGTCATCGCGAATCTTGAAGTGCCAAGACATTCCATCGTCGGCCATTTTGTACTCAGTGGCCAGATCGTTGACAAAGTTCATGTCTTTATCGGTATTGACCAGCGTAGACTGAATCAGCGGCTCGTGGACGTGACCACCGCAGCCCCAGCCCTTAATCGGGTCGAAGCCGGTTTCAAGCTCTGATTCTTTAGTCAGAGCGACCCGTACTTCATCTTTATTTTTTCCGGAATCACCAGAACCGGCAGAACCTGCCCCGGAGGAGCAGCCGGCAAGCAGGAGAGCCCCGGCGCCTAACACCGCCCCAATCTTCAAGGGGGTTAATTTAAGTCGTGAAAACATAGAAACCTCAAACTTTCATGAAAATAATCAATTGAGTGATTGAATTATATCAGAGATTCGAGATGTGCTGATAATTCGGCGTACCTTATGCCTATTTCACTTGCAGCGGGGTTATGTGGACGTAGGAGAGAGATTTACTGTCAACTCCATTATTACCCCCGAGCGGCTCCTCACCATCGCCGCTTTAAGTCAATCCTGCTCGCGTCCGAAAACTTTAGCTAATTACTACTGGTCGGCTGCGTTTAGGGCTTCGATGGGGCTGGCCTTGGCGGCACGCCTACCGGGTAGCACCGATGCTAAGAAACAAAAGAGTTCGGTTACCAGCACCACTAGCCCCACCCAGACCCAAGGGATCTGAAGCTCAATATTCTTTTGCGAGATTATGCCGGCAAACGGCATACATTGCATCACGAACCAGGAGAAGAGCGTAGATAGAGCCACGCCTACCACCAGAGCACCTAGCCCGATCAGGGTGCCTTCAATAATCAACATCCGTCTTATTTGGGTGCGAGTCGCGCCTACTGCCCGCAGCAACGCATTTTCCTGCGCGCGATCAACCACCGACAAGCTGAGAGTATTGGCCACCCCTACCAAGGCGACGATGGCAGAAATCCCCAGTAGGCACAGCAGGATCAACATCATCACTCGCAAAACCATGGTGACAATGGAAGAAATCATTGCGGAGCTTTCGAAGCTTGCCGATTCAATTTTCCAGAACTGGTTAGTAAAGTCTTGAATCGTCTGGATCGTGTCGCTGGCGCCCCGCGACAAATCGAACTTTGCGATTACCCCATAGGTTTGAGCTTTTACTCCGGAAGCGGTTAGCTCTTTAAAGTCTGCCTGGGAGAGTACTCCGTAGATGGCGCTGTAATCAGCGGGGAAACCGCTGGCAGTCTTAGGCATGGCTTTCGCCTTGACGGTCAGTTTCTTGCCCGTTTTGAAATTAAGATTAACTGGGTCTGATACCGGAGCTTCTACCTCTCCTACCAGCCACATTTCTCCGGGTTGTGGTTGCTGGATACTTTTCCGGGTCAAGGAATTAACGTTTTCTGGCAGGGTGACCAACACGAGCGAGAAGGGACGCAGACTTTCCTTCTCTGTGTTTTCCTGGTTCTCTGTATCCGCGGATTCTGCGTTTTCATCAGGATTCTCTGTTGAGGCAGCGCTCTCCGCATCCGCAGATCCGGCGCTTTCACCAGTATCTTCCGTCCAGGCACCGTCCCCTGCATCCTCGGGAGAGGTGCCTGTCAGCTGCTCCTCGGTGAGCGCGCTGCCCTGTGCGTTCGTAATCGTGTCCGCAACTATGCCCGGCATTTTTCCAACGTTGCTAACACCCTCAACCTGGGAAGCTTTCTTTATTTCGTTCTGGGTCAAAGGGATGCTCGGGTTGGGATATACCAGGGAATAGTCAACCGAGAAACGCCGGTTGATCTCATCATTTACGGTTTTTTGTACCGAGGCGGTACCAATCAAAATGGTAGACATCAAAGTAACCCCTAGCACCAGGGCAGTGGCGGTCGCTCCGGTGCGATGCGGATCCCTTTTCACGTTTTCACCAGCTAGTTTAGCGGTCGCATACTTGCGGGCAAACGGGCGGGTAAATAGGGCGGTAAATGCCGGCAATAGGAAACGGCAAATCATTAAGGCCGCACACATCAGGATGAGGGCGCCAGCGATGGCGGCTCCCAAAGCTATCGCCTGTTCCGTCCCGTCCTCGCTACCGCGATTATTCCAGGCCAAAACCCACATTCCGCCCCCGGCCACTGCCAGGAATGCGGTCAGAATCCAGTGGAAAATATGCCGCTTGGGTTTGCCTTTCTTATTAAGCTCCTGGGTATTGAGCGCCGCAATCGGGCGGATCTTCCCGAGTCCCAAAGTAGGACGCAAAGCACCAATAAGCGGTACTAGAATCCCCGTAGCCAAAGACAAGACCACCGGGAAAATCCCGGTTACTTCCAGGGTTTGCGACAAAGAGCCAATCATGCCGGTGCCGTAGACCAGGGCAATTGACCCCAACCACCCAATCAGAGTCCCGGTTAGCGCGGAAACTATTCCTACCAGTAGACATTCTAAGAACGCCGCCCGGCGTACCTGCGCGACGGTAGCGCCTACGCAGCGCAGCAGCGCGGTCTCTCGCCTTCTCCTAGCCAGCACCACCTGAAAAGTAACCGAAACAATCCCGATACAGACCAGCACCGCCAGGAGCGGGAAAAATAAGACGACCGCCTGTAAGGCGATTTGTTCGGCATTCCCGGCAGTGGTTTCGCTTTGTTTTTGGGTTACGGTAACTACCGCTAAATCCTGGCTGAGCAGCTGTTTATCATTTAGATATTGCCCCAGCTTTCGGGCGAGCTTCGCCGGATCCTGCTGAGTGTGCACCAATATCTGGTTAACTCCCATTTCAGTGGCTTGCGCTAGATGTTTTGCCAGGTCTGGGGAGAGGTACACGTCAGGAACCTGACCGATATACATGGAGGCATCCCGGCGTACGATCCCGCTGACCGTAACTTTTTGGGTTGTGGGTTTCGCGTCCTTGTCATCGTAGGCGGGTGGAACCTGGATTTCGATAGTGTCGCCCACGCCCACTCCAGTTTTCTCTAAATAGCTTTCTCCCAGGGCAATCTGATTTTTCCCAGTAGGTTCTTTACCTTCGCTAAGGGGAGGGCGGTAGAACTGCGGCGAAAATAGCCCCACGCCTTGAATCTGCACGGATTTGTTCCCGATGGTAGCTCCGACCCAGGTCTGATAAACCGGCTGTAATTCTAGGTCGGTCCCATTCGCCTGGCGAATCCCGGCGCGGTCGGCCAGGATTGCTGGTAGCGGGTCCTTTTTAATCTTTTCGGCATCCACGGTGCCATTTACGGGGCTCGTGAATCTTCGTCAAAACTTCCGTAGGTAATTACTACCTGGGTGTTCTTCATCATTTGGGTTTCGCCGGCACCGATGACCCAACCCATCACGGATCCAAAAGAGCTGGCGAGACAAATAAAAATACAGCAGATGATAATAGCGCAGGCAGTAGCAATATATTGCCGGGCATGGGCTTTCAGATTGGCTTTAGTTAGGAAACGCATTTAGATCACCTGGGAAAGTTGCCCGCGAGTGGGGTGAGAAAGTTCTTGAGTGATTTTGCCGTCTTTGACGATTAACACTCGGTCGGCGACGGCGGCGGCACTAGGGTCGTGGGTAACCATCACCACGGATTGCCCCAGGTCACTGGCGGCGCTGCGTAGCAGTTTCAGCACTTCCTGCGAGGAGGTCGAATCCAAGTTTCCGGTGGGCTCGTCGGCCACTAGCAGGGCAGGCTTAGTAATCAGGGCGCGCGCGACTGCCACCCGCTGCTGCTGTCCCCCGGAGAGTTCGGAGGGCTTATGGGTGAGCCGGTCTTTCAAATTTAGGATTTCAATAATCTGGTTTTCCCAGGTGGCAGAGGTTTGCTTACCT contains:
- a CDS encoding FtsX-like permease family protein, with the translated sequence MDAEKIKKDPLPAILADRAGIRQANGTDLELQPVYQTWVGATIGNKSVQIQGVGLFSPQFYRPPLSEGKEPTGKNQIALGESYLEKTGVGVGDTIEIQVPPAYDDKDAKPTTQKVTVSGIVRRDASMYIGQVPDVYLSPDLAKHLAQATEMGVNQILVHTQQDPAKLARKLGQYLNDKQLLSQDLAVVTVTQKQSETTAGNAEQIALQAVVLFFPLLAVLVCIGIVSVTFQVVLARRRRETALLRCVGATVAQVRRAAFLECLLVGIVSALTGTLIGWLGSIALVYGTGMIGSLSQTLEVTGIFPVVLSLATGILVPLIGALRPTLGLGKIRPIAALNTQELNKKGKPKRHIFHWILTAFLAVAGGGMWVLAWNNRGSEDGTEQAIALGAAIAGALILMCAALMICRFLLPAFTALFTRPFARKYATAKLAGENVKRDPHRTGATATALVLGVTLMSTILIGTASVQKTVNDEINRRFSVDYSLVYPNPSIPLTQNEIKKASQVEGVSNVGKMPGIVADTITNAQGSALTEEQLTGTSPEDAGDGAWTEDTGESAGSADAESAASTENPDENAESADTENQENTEKESLRPFSLVLVTLPENVNSLTRKSIQQPQPGEMWLVGEVEAPVSDPVNLNFKTGKKLTVKAKAMPKTASGFPADYSAIYGVLSQADFKELTASGVKAQTYGVIAKFDLSRGASDTIQTIQDFTNQFWKIESASFESSAMISSIVTMVLRVMMLILLCLLGISAIVALVGVANTLSLSVVDRAQENALLRAVGATRTQIRRMLIIEGTLIGLGALVVGVALSTLFSWFVMQCMPFAGIISQKNIELQIPWVWVGLVVLVTELFCFLASVLPGRRAAKASPIEALNAADQ
- a CDS encoding ABC transporter substrate-binding protein; translated protein: MFSRLKLTPLKIGAVLGAGALLLAGCSSGAGSAGSGDSGKNKDEVRVALTKESELETGFDPIKGWGCGGHVHEPLIQSTLVNTDKDMNFVNDLATEYKMADDGMSWHFKIRDDVKFSNGAKLKASDVAFTINTMLKDPGAVCELTGVKEAVADDDTNVTIKMKEPNNTLLYTLAVLGIVPEAGYGPSYGAKPIGSGRYILKQWDKGQQAIFTANPDYYGEKPKMKKLIATFMDEDPALAAARAGDVDVAYVFAPKAGQKVDGFKLASYATVDSRGISLPVSPAGGTFRPADNSFNDSSKDYKSGNDVTANLALRKALNYAVDRDKMVKNVLKGHGTPAFGVSDRMPWSSDKAAFKTDVNKAKKLLADDGWKAGSDGILVKDGLRAEFNLIYPSSDSTRQAIAADFANQMKEIGVKVNPVGKPWDDIYGLSYSDPILWGWGSNSPSEVYNVLYSKGWGNFSLYSNKTVDEHLKKAITTNDREESNREFQAAQVGPEGPGIDGAASWVWLANVDHLYFVRDGLQIADQKPHPHGHGWSLVNNVDQWSWK